In Microbacterium sp. 1.5R, the following are encoded in one genomic region:
- the dnaJ gene encoding molecular chaperone DnaJ yields the protein MADHYEVLGVSRDASTDEIKKAYRRLARQLHPDVNPGEDAAEQFKLVTHAYDVLSDDDSRRRYDMGGGDGTAGNFQGFGGFGDIFETFFGAGQGGGRGARPRSRRERGQDALVRVTLDLGDVVFGAHRDIEVDTAVLCETCNGSCCQEGTSPVTCDICGGSGHVQRQVRSLLGNVVTSQPCGTCEGYGTTIPYPCGTCGGQGRVRSRRTVSLDIPAGVETGLRLQLPGSGEVGKAGGPNGDLYVEVTVNPHPSFSRDGDDLLATLEVSMPDAILGTETTIQGLDGEVDLEIRSGVQSGDVLTIKGRGITPLRGNQRGDLRVGVQVVTPTRLDSAQRALIEDFAKKTKAPGPQLAQFQQGLFSKLRDRFRSH from the coding sequence GTGGCAGACCACTACGAGGTACTCGGCGTCTCTCGTGACGCCTCCACCGACGAGATCAAGAAGGCGTACCGACGCCTCGCTCGTCAGCTCCACCCCGATGTGAATCCGGGCGAGGACGCGGCCGAGCAGTTCAAGCTCGTCACGCATGCATACGACGTCCTGAGCGACGACGATTCCCGTCGCCGCTACGACATGGGCGGCGGAGACGGCACCGCCGGCAACTTCCAGGGCTTCGGCGGCTTCGGGGACATCTTCGAGACCTTCTTCGGCGCGGGCCAAGGCGGCGGCAGGGGCGCGCGTCCGCGGTCACGCCGCGAACGGGGACAGGACGCCCTCGTCCGGGTGACCCTCGATCTCGGCGACGTCGTCTTCGGTGCGCACCGCGACATCGAGGTCGACACGGCCGTGCTGTGCGAGACGTGCAACGGCTCGTGCTGCCAGGAGGGCACGTCGCCCGTCACCTGTGACATCTGCGGCGGCTCCGGACACGTTCAGCGTCAGGTGCGGAGCCTGCTCGGCAACGTCGTGACCTCTCAGCCCTGCGGCACCTGCGAGGGCTACGGCACGACGATCCCGTATCCGTGCGGCACCTGCGGCGGCCAGGGGCGGGTGCGCTCGCGTCGCACCGTCTCGCTCGACATCCCCGCCGGCGTCGAGACCGGGCTGCGCCTGCAGCTGCCGGGCTCTGGCGAGGTCGGCAAGGCGGGTGGCCCGAACGGCGACCTGTACGTCGAGGTCACCGTGAACCCGCACCCGTCTTTCAGCCGCGACGGCGACGACCTGCTGGCGACGCTGGAGGTGTCGATGCCGGATGCGATCCTCGGCACCGAGACCACGATCCAGGGTCTCGACGGCGAGGTCGATCTCGAGATCCGCTCGGGCGTCCAGTCCGGCGACGTGCTGACGATCAAGGGCCGCGGCATCACGCCGCTGCGGGGCAACCAGCGCGGCGACCTCCGCGTCGGCGTGCAGGTGGTCACTCCGACCCGGCTCGACTCCGCGCAGCGCGCGCTCATCGAGGACTTCGCGAAGAAGACCAAGGCACCGGGCCCGCAGCTGGCGCAGTTCCAGCAGGGGCTGTTCTCGAAGCTCCGCGACCGCTTCCGTTCGCACTGA
- a CDS encoding 16S rRNA (uracil(1498)-N(3))-methyltransferase yields MALHFLVENSSDAAVGDLVSLTGAEAKHAAVVRRLRVGEAVTVGDGSGVWLTGVAEEVSPSRVDVRVAERSVDPAPSPRIVLVQALAKGDRDELAVQAACELGVDEIVPWQASRSVSRWDGPKAVKGRERWATIVREAAKQAHRAWVPEVAPPASTADLARRAASQRVLLLDPTAPVRLSELEPDGRDIVLVVGPEGGISDDELSKLSDAGAERVLLGDTVLRTSTAGPAAIAVLSVALSRW; encoded by the coding sequence ATGGCACTCCACTTCCTCGTCGAGAACTCCTCGGATGCCGCGGTCGGCGACCTCGTGTCGCTCACCGGCGCCGAGGCGAAGCACGCCGCCGTCGTCCGACGGCTCCGCGTCGGCGAGGCGGTGACGGTCGGCGACGGCTCGGGGGTGTGGCTGACCGGCGTCGCCGAAGAGGTGTCTCCGTCCCGCGTCGACGTGCGCGTGGCCGAGCGATCGGTCGACCCCGCGCCCAGCCCTCGCATCGTGCTCGTGCAGGCTCTCGCGAAGGGCGATCGCGACGAGCTCGCCGTGCAGGCGGCATGCGAGCTCGGCGTCGATGAGATCGTGCCGTGGCAGGCGAGCCGAAGCGTGTCCCGATGGGATGGTCCCAAGGCCGTCAAGGGGCGCGAGCGGTGGGCGACGATCGTCCGCGAGGCGGCGAAGCAGGCTCACCGGGCGTGGGTCCCGGAGGTGGCGCCTCCGGCGTCGACCGCCGACCTCGCGAGACGCGCCGCATCTCAGCGGGTGCTGCTTCTCGACCCGACCGCCCCCGTGCGGTTGTCCGAGCTCGAGCCGGACGGCAGGGACATCGTCCTCGTCGTCGGGCCCGAGGGCGGTATCTCCGACGACGAGCTCTCGAAGCTGTCGGATGCCGGCGCCGAGCGTGTGCTGCTCGGAGACACCGTGCTGCGCACGTCCACGGCGGGCCCGGCTGCGATCGCCGTGCTGTCGGTCGCACTCAGCCGCTGGTGA
- a CDS encoding PhoH family protein produces MVQLLGPQDRLLRMLEKEHRDVQVLVRGNEITLTGAPEAVAKAKTLVDELMTMTKAGHDLAPSDVTSSARLLRNDGGPRPSEVLGEAILSTRGKVIRPKTLGQKEYVDAIEENTIVFGIGPAGTGKTYLAMAKAVQALQRKEVTRIILTRPAVEAGERLGFLPGTLTDKIDPYLRPLYDALNEMMDPEIVPRLMATGTIEVAPLAYMRGRTLNDSFVVLDEAQNTTPEQMKMFLTRLGFGSKMVVTGDITQVDLPQGSSGLRLVTRVLDGIDDIHFARLTSDDVVRHSLVGRIVDAYSEYDERRTAQRYEREQAAEFANRADRRGAQRPGPRDRMPKRGLS; encoded by the coding sequence ATGGTGCAGCTCCTCGGTCCGCAGGATCGACTGCTCCGGATGCTCGAGAAGGAGCACCGCGACGTCCAGGTGCTCGTGCGCGGCAACGAGATCACGCTCACCGGCGCGCCGGAGGCCGTCGCGAAGGCGAAGACCCTGGTCGACGAGCTGATGACCATGACCAAGGCAGGCCACGACCTCGCCCCGAGCGACGTGACGAGCTCGGCCCGCCTGCTGCGCAACGACGGCGGCCCTCGCCCGAGCGAGGTGCTCGGAGAGGCGATCCTGTCGACCAGGGGCAAGGTCATCCGTCCCAAGACGCTGGGGCAGAAGGAGTACGTCGACGCGATCGAGGAGAACACGATCGTCTTCGGCATCGGCCCGGCCGGTACCGGAAAGACCTACCTCGCGATGGCCAAGGCCGTCCAGGCCCTGCAGCGCAAAGAGGTCACCCGCATCATCCTCACCCGCCCCGCGGTCGAGGCCGGAGAGCGGCTCGGATTCCTGCCCGGCACGCTCACCGACAAGATCGACCCGTACCTCCGCCCGCTCTATGACGCGCTGAACGAGATGATGGACCCCGAGATCGTCCCTCGTCTGATGGCGACGGGCACGATCGAGGTCGCCCCTCTCGCCTACATGCGCGGCCGCACGCTCAACGACTCGTTCGTGGTGCTCGACGAAGCGCAGAACACGACTCCCGAGCAGATGAAGATGTTCCTCACGCGTCTCGGCTTCGGGTCGAAGATGGTCGTCACCGGTGACATCACCCAGGTCGATCTCCCGCAGGGATCCTCGGGACTCCGGCTCGTCACCCGCGTGCTCGACGGCATCGACGACATCCATTTCGCGCGGCTCACGAGCGACGACGTGGTGCGTCACTCGCTGGTCGGACGGATCGTCGACGCCTACAGCGAGTATGACGAGCGGCGCACCGCCCAGCGCTACGAGCGCGAGCAGGCGGCGGAGTTCGCCAACCGTGCCGACCGGCGGGGCGCACAGCGACCAGGACCCCGAGACCGGATGCCGAAACGAGGCCTCTCCTGA
- a CDS encoding DUF1990 family protein — protein sequence MRRGTFRDDTVDYAAVGATHAPDLMQYPPERSIPAENSWRIGSGHDRFQSAGEALLTWTAQRAAGLSIEDVRPAPGPAYAGVSFDAEGTPIAPSKNDVEQRFDAEGTPFAGPGMTLRLHGRVAGMRADAELRVISVTEEKRRIGFVLGTVGGSVVRGEESFDIDWREDNDEVWFSVRAFDAPNSLLYRVVPPLVKRRRRELFARYLRAISPLYATPV from the coding sequence ATGCGGCGCGGGACTTTCCGAGACGACACGGTTGACTATGCGGCCGTGGGTGCGACCCACGCGCCCGATCTGATGCAGTACCCGCCGGAGCGCAGCATCCCGGCGGAGAACTCCTGGCGGATCGGCAGCGGTCATGACCGCTTCCAGTCCGCGGGCGAAGCGCTGCTGACCTGGACCGCGCAGCGCGCGGCGGGCCTCAGCATCGAGGATGTGCGTCCCGCGCCCGGTCCCGCCTACGCCGGTGTCAGCTTCGACGCCGAGGGCACTCCGATCGCACCGAGCAAGAACGACGTCGAACAGCGCTTCGACGCGGAAGGCACCCCGTTCGCCGGCCCGGGCATGACGCTGCGCCTGCATGGGCGGGTTGCCGGCATGCGGGCGGATGCCGAGCTGCGCGTGATCTCCGTGACCGAGGAGAAGCGCCGGATCGGGTTCGTGCTGGGCACGGTCGGAGGCTCGGTGGTGCGCGGTGAGGAGTCCTTCGACATCGACTGGCGCGAGGACAACGACGAGGTGTGGTTCTCCGTCCGTGCCTTCGACGCGCCGAACTCCCTTCTCTACCGCGTCGTCCCGCCGCTGGTGAAGCGCCGTCGCCGCGAGTTGTTCGCACGCTATCTGCGAGCGATCTCGCCGCTGTACGCGACTCCGGTCTGA
- the lepA gene encoding translation elongation factor 4 yields the protein MSPRALTPLQPAATPSAQIRNFCIIAHIDHGKSTLADRMLQITGVVSDRDMRAQYLDRMDIERERGITIKSQAVRMPWEIDGETFALNMIDTPGHVDFTYEVSRSLAACEGAILLVDAAQGIEAQTLANLYLALENDLHIIPVLNKIDLPAADPDKYAKELASLIGGKPEDVLRVSGKTGVGVEELLDRLVKEIPAPVGDADAPARAMIFDSVYDAYRGVVTYVRMVDGSLSPRERIQMMSTGANHEALEVGVSSPEPVPSKGLGVGEVGYLITGVKDVRLSKVGDTITTARRPSTQALPGYTDPKPMVFSGIYPIDGSDYAELREALDKLKLSDASLQYEPETSVALGFGFRCGFLGLLHLEIITERLEREFGLDLITTAPSVIYEVLTSDTGETVTVTNPSEYPDGRIGSVSEPMVKTAILLPKDYVGTVMELCQSRRGALLGMEYFSEERVELRYMMPLGEIVFDFFDQLKSKTQGYASLDYEPAGQQEADLVKVDILLQGDKVDAFSSIVHRDKAYAYGTLMTERLRKLIPRQNFEVPIQAAIGARIIARETIRALRKDVLAKCYGGDISRKRKLLEKQKEGKKRMKMVGRVEVPQEAFIAALSGDVEGKDKK from the coding sequence ATGTCACCACGCGCTCTCACTCCGCTTCAGCCTGCCGCGACGCCTTCGGCGCAGATCCGCAACTTCTGCATCATCGCGCACATCGACCACGGCAAGTCGACCCTCGCCGACCGCATGCTCCAGATCACCGGCGTGGTCTCGGATCGCGACATGCGCGCGCAGTACCTCGACCGCATGGACATCGAGCGTGAGCGCGGCATCACCATCAAGAGCCAGGCCGTGCGGATGCCGTGGGAGATCGACGGCGAGACCTTCGCGCTCAACATGATCGACACCCCGGGGCACGTCGACTTCACCTACGAGGTGTCCCGGTCTCTCGCCGCCTGCGAGGGCGCGATCCTGCTCGTCGACGCCGCCCAGGGCATCGAGGCCCAGACTCTGGCGAACCTCTACCTCGCGCTTGAGAACGACCTGCACATCATCCCGGTGCTGAACAAGATCGACCTGCCGGCGGCCGACCCCGACAAGTACGCCAAGGAGCTGGCATCGCTCATCGGCGGCAAGCCCGAGGACGTGCTCCGTGTCTCGGGCAAGACCGGTGTCGGCGTCGAGGAGCTGCTCGACCGACTGGTCAAGGAGATCCCCGCACCCGTCGGAGACGCCGATGCTCCGGCCCGCGCCATGATCTTCGACTCCGTCTACGACGCCTACCGCGGGGTCGTCACCTACGTCCGCATGGTGGACGGCAGCCTGTCGCCCCGCGAGCGCATTCAGATGATGTCGACGGGTGCCAACCACGAAGCGCTCGAGGTCGGCGTGTCGAGCCCCGAACCGGTGCCGTCCAAGGGGCTCGGCGTCGGCGAGGTCGGCTACCTCATCACCGGAGTGAAGGACGTCCGTCTGTCGAAGGTCGGTGACACGATCACGACGGCACGCAGGCCCTCGACCCAGGCTCTGCCGGGCTACACCGACCCGAAGCCGATGGTCTTCTCGGGGATCTACCCGATCGACGGCAGCGATTACGCGGAGCTCCGGGAGGCGCTCGACAAGCTCAAGCTCTCCGACGCCTCGCTGCAGTACGAGCCTGAGACCTCGGTCGCCCTCGGTTTCGGCTTCCGCTGCGGGTTCCTGGGACTCCTGCATCTCGAGATCATCACCGAGCGTCTCGAGCGAGAATTCGGCCTCGACCTCATCACCACCGCACCCAGCGTGATCTACGAGGTGCTCACGAGCGACACGGGCGAGACCGTGACGGTGACGAACCCGAGCGAGTACCCCGACGGTCGCATCGGCTCGGTGTCGGAGCCGATGGTGAAGACCGCGATCCTGCTGCCCAAGGACTACGTGGGCACGGTCATGGAGCTCTGCCAGTCTCGTCGCGGAGCGCTGCTGGGCATGGAGTACTTCTCCGAGGAGCGCGTGGAGCTCCGCTACATGATGCCGCTCGGTGAGATCGTCTTCGACTTCTTCGACCAGCTCAAGTCCAAGACCCAGGGCTATGCCTCGCTCGACTACGAACCCGCCGGACAGCAGGAGGCGGACCTGGTCAAGGTCGACATCCTGCTGCAGGGTGACAAGGTCGACGCGTTCAGCTCGATCGTGCACCGCGACAAGGCCTACGCCTACGGCACGCTGATGACGGAGCGACTGCGCAAGCTGATCCCTCGCCAGAACTTCGAGGTGCCGATCCAGGCCGCTATCGGCGCCAGGATCATCGCCCGCGAGACGATCAGGGCGCTGCGCAAGGACGTGCTCGCCAAATGCTACGGCGGTGACATCAGCCGCAAGCGCAAGCTCCTCGAGAAGCAGAAAGAGGGCAAGAAGCGCATGAAGATGGTCGGTCGTGTCGAAGTGCCGCAGGAGGCGTTCATCGCAGCGCTCTCCGGCGACGTCGAGGGCAAGGACAAGAAGTAG
- the ybeY gene encoding rRNA maturation RNase YbeY, with the protein MIEINNESAIDVDETVLQRLTDFNLAQMHVSPDAEVAIVLVDEAAMEALHVQWMDEPGPTDVLSFPMDELRPGTEDRPTAPGLLGDIVLCPQVAEAQAQAAGHTLMDELILLTTHGLLHLLGFDHAEPDEEREMFGLQKELIQGFAAAERRR; encoded by the coding sequence ATGATCGAGATCAACAACGAGTCGGCCATCGACGTCGACGAGACCGTGCTGCAGCGCCTGACCGACTTCAACCTCGCGCAGATGCATGTCAGCCCGGACGCCGAGGTCGCGATCGTGCTCGTCGACGAGGCTGCCATGGAGGCCCTCCACGTGCAGTGGATGGATGAGCCCGGTCCGACCGACGTGCTCAGCTTCCCGATGGACGAGCTGCGCCCGGGCACCGAGGATCGCCCCACGGCCCCGGGGCTGCTGGGAGACATCGTGCTGTGTCCTCAGGTCGCCGAGGCTCAGGCCCAGGCCGCCGGCCACACCCTGATGGACGAGCTGATCCTGCTCACCACCCACGGTCTGCTGCACCTCCTCGGCTTCGATCACGCCGAGCCCGACGAGGAGCGCGAGATGTTCGGACTGCAGAAGGAGCTCATCCAGGGCTTCGCCGCGGCTGAACGTCGACGATGA
- the hrcA gene encoding heat-inducible transcriptional repressor HrcA gives MVSERGLQVLRAIVQDYVETHEPVGSRSIVDRYSFGVSAATIRNDMALLEDEELIAAPHTSSGRVPTDKGYRVFVDHLAQLRPLSVAQRTAIESFLTAPSDLDDLMVRTVRVLTQLTGQVALAQYPSFARAHLTHLELVALAPNRLLIVLVTDAGGVSQRIAPLPVDVDDADMALLRARLSALITGRAVSDAAERLQALLADDAHSHDVVLRALATIVVDELGAFRQERLVMAGAATLARREQDFRGSIHPLLEAIEEQVTLLRLMSEMEADSHGLAASIGTENASFGLGEASIVASNYAAPSGTARVGVMGPTRMDYPSNLAAARAVARYLSRMLDEDEAAR, from the coding sequence ATGGTCAGCGAAAGAGGCCTCCAGGTTCTCCGCGCGATCGTGCAGGACTACGTCGAGACCCATGAACCCGTCGGCAGCCGATCGATCGTCGACCGATACTCCTTCGGCGTGTCCGCGGCGACGATCCGCAACGACATGGCACTGCTCGAAGACGAAGAGCTGATCGCCGCCCCGCACACCTCCTCCGGTCGCGTCCCCACCGACAAGGGCTACCGCGTGTTCGTGGATCATCTCGCCCAGCTGCGGCCACTGTCGGTCGCGCAGCGCACGGCCATCGAGTCCTTCCTCACCGCTCCCTCCGACCTCGACGACCTGATGGTGCGCACGGTCCGAGTGCTCACGCAGCTCACGGGGCAGGTCGCGCTGGCGCAGTACCCGTCATTCGCGCGCGCGCATCTCACGCATCTCGAACTCGTGGCGCTGGCGCCGAATCGTCTGCTCATCGTGCTCGTCACCGACGCGGGCGGCGTCTCGCAGCGCATCGCCCCGCTGCCCGTCGACGTCGACGACGCCGACATGGCGCTGCTGCGTGCTCGTCTCTCCGCCCTGATCACGGGCCGGGCGGTGAGCGACGCCGCTGAGCGGCTGCAGGCGCTTCTCGCGGACGACGCACACAGTCATGACGTCGTACTGCGCGCTCTCGCGACGATCGTCGTCGACGAGCTCGGCGCCTTCCGTCAGGAGCGCCTGGTGATGGCCGGAGCAGCGACTCTGGCTCGACGCGAGCAGGACTTCCGCGGCAGCATCCACCCTCTGCTCGAGGCGATCGAGGAGCAGGTGACGCTGCTGCGGCTGATGAGCGAGATGGAGGCGGACTCCCACGGTCTCGCCGCCAGCATCGGCACCGAGAACGCGTCCTTCGGCCTCGGCGAGGCATCGATCGTGGCCAGCAACTACGCCGCCCCCAGCGGCACGGCGCGAGTCGGCGTGATGGGGCCGACGCGCATGGACTATCCGAGCAATCTCGCGGCGGCGCGGGCCGTGGCCCGCTATCTGTCTCGGATGCTCGACGAAGACGAGGCGGCCCGCTGA
- a CDS encoding ABC transporter permease — protein MSLEAIGVSPEIAEPEKPKNRKRTSMLTLYTRRFLRNRGALIGVVILALLVVFAIVGPLIAPYSHTDLDFLALRQAPSAEHWFGTNGSGNDNFAQVAVGLQRSMMIAALVAIGTTVVSALIGATAAYFGGRYERIMLAIIHFMMVVPNFLILAMISNDAGGNWLVISLVMIFVVGWFFPARIIWTLSLSIREREYVHAARYAGLSGMRIVLRHMLPNIGSLLVINFTLGVVSAVLTETALSFLGFGVKLPDVSLGALIGYGSSTLVSAPWLFYFPAAALTLLTVSMALIADGLRDALDPTSAAGGRA, from the coding sequence ATGTCCCTGGAAGCCATCGGGGTGTCCCCCGAGATCGCCGAGCCGGAGAAGCCGAAGAACCGCAAGCGCACCTCGATGCTGACGCTGTACACGCGTCGGTTCCTGCGCAACCGCGGTGCCCTGATCGGCGTCGTCATCCTCGCGCTTCTGGTGGTGTTCGCGATCGTGGGACCGCTCATCGCGCCTTACTCGCACACCGACCTCGACTTCCTCGCACTGCGCCAGGCTCCCTCGGCCGAGCACTGGTTCGGGACGAACGGTTCGGGCAACGACAACTTCGCCCAGGTCGCCGTAGGACTTCAGCGCTCCATGATGATCGCTGCCCTCGTGGCCATCGGCACCACGGTCGTCTCGGCACTCATCGGAGCCACCGCCGCCTACTTCGGCGGCCGGTACGAGCGGATCATGCTCGCGATCATCCACTTCATGATGGTGGTCCCGAACTTCCTGATCCTCGCGATGATCTCGAACGACGCCGGCGGGAACTGGCTGGTGATCTCGCTCGTCATGATCTTCGTCGTCGGCTGGTTCTTCCCTGCCCGGATCATCTGGACCCTGTCGCTGTCGATCCGCGAGCGCGAGTACGTGCATGCCGCTCGCTACGCCGGGCTCTCGGGGATGCGGATCGTCCTGCGTCACATGCTCCCGAACATCGGGTCGCTGCTGGTGATCAACTTCACGCTCGGCGTCGTGTCCGCCGTCCTCACCGAGACCGCGCTCTCGTTCCTCGGCTTCGGTGTGAAGCTGCCCGACGTCTCGCTCGGCGCCCTGATCGGCTACGGCTCCAGCACTCTGGTGAGCGCACCGTGGCTCTTCTACTTCCCTGCAGCGGCGCTCACCCTGCTCACCGTTTCGATGGCTCTCATCGCCGACGGTCTGCGCGACGCCCTGGATCCGACCTCTGCGGCTGGAGGTCGCGCATGA
- a CDS encoding HIT domain-containing protein yields MSEPSIFTRILNGDIPGEILLDTGRVFAIRDINPQAPLHALVIPKTEDYRDVTGLAEGDPGLLAEIVAAAKQLASEHANGEYRLIFNNGASAAQSVFHVHAHVLGNIEESKLVGF; encoded by the coding sequence ATGTCCGAGCCCTCGATCTTCACGCGCATCCTCAACGGCGACATCCCGGGTGAGATCCTGCTCGACACCGGCCGCGTGTTCGCGATCCGGGACATCAACCCGCAGGCACCGCTGCACGCGCTCGTGATCCCCAAGACCGAGGACTACCGCGACGTCACGGGGCTCGCCGAGGGCGACCCCGGTCTGCTCGCGGAGATCGTCGCGGCTGCGAAGCAGCTCGCCTCCGAGCATGCGAACGGCGAATACCGCCTCATCTTCAACAACGGCGCCAGCGCCGCCCAGTCCGTCTTCCACGTGCACGCCCATGTGCTCGGCAACATCGAGGAGAGCAAGCTCGTTGGCTTCTGA
- the hemW gene encoding radical SAM family heme chaperone HemW, with product MAGPLPLGDPAPADGHLPSDLPIDSSVPFSAYLHVPFCRVRCGYCDFNTYTSGELRGAKQEDYASTLITEIALARRVLADAGALRPMDTVFFGGGTPTLLPPGDLARMLGAATDAFGLVDGAEVTVEANPDTVTSEVARTLADAGVTRLSIGMQSAVPHVLAALDRTHRPENVTTAVAAAKDAGLAVSVDLIYGAPGESIGDWEASLDAALALESDHISAYALIIEDGTKLARQIRRGEVPAPDDDLQADMYELADARLAAAGFDWYEISNWSRSPEQRSRHNLAYWRGSDWWGFGPGAHSHVAGLRWWNVKHPAAYAQRLAAAESPAAGTERPDEQSTTLERILLLSRIREGIAVSDLAADKRTRVAGLIADGLVDPAAAVRGRVQLTLRGRLLADAVVRELTD from the coding sequence ATGGCCGGTCCGCTCCCACTCGGCGATCCGGCACCGGCAGACGGACATCTGCCCTCCGATCTGCCGATCGATTCCTCCGTGCCCTTCTCCGCATATCTGCACGTCCCCTTCTGCCGGGTGCGGTGCGGCTACTGCGACTTCAACACCTACACCTCGGGAGAGCTCCGCGGCGCGAAGCAGGAGGACTACGCCTCGACGCTCATCACCGAGATCGCCCTGGCGAGGCGCGTTCTCGCGGATGCGGGCGCGCTGCGCCCGATGGACACCGTGTTCTTCGGAGGCGGCACGCCGACGCTGCTGCCGCCGGGCGACCTGGCGCGGATGCTCGGTGCGGCGACCGACGCGTTCGGCCTCGTCGACGGCGCCGAGGTCACGGTCGAGGCGAACCCCGACACGGTGACGTCCGAGGTCGCGCGGACCCTCGCGGATGCCGGCGTCACGCGGCTGTCGATCGGCATGCAGTCGGCAGTGCCGCATGTGCTCGCCGCTCTCGACCGCACTCATCGCCCCGAGAACGTGACGACAGCGGTCGCCGCGGCGAAGGACGCAGGCCTCGCCGTGAGCGTGGACCTCATCTACGGCGCCCCCGGTGAGTCGATCGGTGATTGGGAGGCGTCGCTCGACGCGGCGCTCGCACTCGAGTCGGACCACATCTCGGCGTACGCGCTGATCATCGAGGACGGCACGAAGCTCGCGCGACAGATCCGCCGAGGCGAGGTGCCGGCGCCGGACGACGACCTGCAGGCCGACATGTACGAGCTCGCCGATGCGCGTCTCGCAGCGGCGGGCTTCGACTGGTACGAGATCAGCAACTGGTCTCGCTCGCCCGAGCAGCGTTCGCGGCACAATCTCGCCTACTGGCGGGGGAGCGACTGGTGGGGATTCGGTCCCGGCGCGCACAGTCACGTCGCCGGCCTGCGGTGGTGGAACGTCAAGCATCCGGCCGCGTATGCACAGCGGCTCGCCGCAGCGGAGTCTCCCGCCGCCGGCACGGAGCGGCCGGACGAGCAGTCGACGACGCTCGAGCGCATCCTGCTGCTGAGTCGCATCCGCGAGGGCATCGCCGTCAGCGACCTCGCCGCGGACAAGAGGACACGCGTCGCGGGTCTGATCGCGGATGGGCTCGTCGACCCGGCCGCTGCCGTTCGCGGACGCGTGCAGCTCACACTGCGGGGGCGCCTGCTCGCCGATGCCGTCGTGCGTGAGCTCACCGACTGA
- a CDS encoding ABC transporter permease, whose translation MIKYLLRRLLGWVLMIVIATNITYFLAWLYLDPENNYVGRRPPLSPDQIDALLKPRNLSESVPLIERWWTWFSSILFRWDWGVGPTGESVNEQVAYRVWISAELVLGATIITTILGIALGVYTASRQYKLADRIGQGTSIITMNIPTVVAGFALVLLAINFNNAVGTTVFYVVGSSSQGVEGFFPVLIDVLQHLTLPTLGLVLTGYASIHFLQRSLLLDNIKADYVRTARAKGLTKQQAIRKHALRTSLIPVTTQVAFTIPAVFTGAVLTETIFNWNGMGRYFIQTLNNNDIHGVVAVAAFGALMTAIGAILADVAVVVLDPRVRVS comes from the coding sequence TTGATCAAGTATCTGTTGCGCCGCCTGCTGGGATGGGTGCTGATGATCGTCATCGCGACGAACATCACCTACTTCCTCGCGTGGCTGTATCTCGATCCCGAGAACAACTACGTCGGACGTCGACCTCCGCTTTCGCCCGATCAGATCGATGCGCTGCTGAAGCCTCGCAACCTCAGCGAATCGGTCCCCCTGATCGAACGATGGTGGACCTGGTTCTCGAGCATCCTCTTCCGCTGGGACTGGGGAGTCGGCCCCACAGGCGAGTCCGTCAACGAGCAGGTCGCATACCGGGTCTGGATCAGCGCCGAGCTCGTGCTCGGGGCGACGATCATCACGACCATCCTGGGCATCGCCCTCGGTGTCTACACGGCATCCCGTCAGTACAAACTGGCCGACCGCATCGGTCAGGGCACGAGCATCATCACGATGAACATCCCCACGGTCGTTGCGGGATTCGCTCTGGTTCTGCTCGCGATCAACTTCAACAACGCGGTCGGCACGACCGTCTTCTACGTCGTCGGATCCTCCAGTCAGGGGGTCGAGGGATTCTTCCCCGTCCTCATAGACGTCCTCCAACATCTGACGCTCCCCACACTCGGCCTGGTGCTCACGGGCTACGCGTCCATCCACTTCCTGCAGCGCTCGCTGCTGCTCGACAACATCAAGGCGGACTACGTTCGCACCGCTCGTGCCAAGGGACTCACCAAGCAGCAGGCCATCCGCAAGCACGCGCTGCGGACGTCGCTGATCCCCGTCACGACGCAGGTCGCGTTCACGATCCCCGCGGTCTTCACCGGAGCGGTGCTGACCGAGACGATCTTCAACTGGAACGGAATGGGTCGGTACTTCATCCAGACCCTGAACAACAACGACATTCACGGCGTGGTCGCAGTCGCGGCGTTCGGCGCCCTGATGACGGCGATCGGCGCGATCCTCGCTGACGTCGCCGTGGTCGTCCTCGATCCGAGAGTGCGGGTGAGCTGA